The genomic segment ATGCCGATTACGATTAAGTTAAGACTCTAAATACAAATGATAAATCAAAAGAATTGAGGCATTGTGATGCTCCACTAATACATATGTTGgttattgaattttattataagtttgagttcattaattaattaatacaatGTTATAATGTTGAGTGAGGAATAAGGACAATTAAGGTTTTATGATGATCACTATTCAACACTTTCCCATCACTTGCTTTCTTctcctttatttttattcacaTGCCATGAATTCCAATTTCCCTACtacttttatattaaaaataaaataaaattccagCAAAAGCGCACTAGCTGGTAATAagaaaatgtgtttttttttctctctaccCGTCTTATATATTAATATGCACCATACGACACGTGGACAACATTTTTCTTCAGATCAATCAATCTAAACCGTCGGATTAATTGACTTCAATTCAGGCACATcttaaaatagatttaaaaaaaaaaagaagaaaaaaaaccaagACAAATTTTCATTTCTGTATTTCCTCAAATCAAGTGCATCTCTTATCACATGATTGTCAAGCACAAACGGATAAAAACCCATAATCATATGATCATCGCTGCAGCTCCATCATTCTGGAGAAGTCCTCGAAGCAGACAAATCCATCTTCGTTCTTATCGACACTCGCTATCATGCGCCGACAATCCTCTAACGTGCACCGCTCATCCCCTATTTTGTCCTTAAAAAACGCCATCAACTCCTCCGCCGTGATCTTCCCGTCATGATCCGTGTCAAATATATCAAAAGTCTCCCTCAGTTCCGGTTCGCAGGCGGGTTCGTCGCAAGCCGGTCCAACCACCTGGTTCATCAACGTTTCCAGGTTGATGTAGCCGTCGCCGTCACCGTCCACTTCGCTCAACATCAAGGAAACCTCGTCCCGGCTGGGCGGCTGCCTTGCGACCTTGCCAAGCAAAGCCTCGAGCTCGCTTCTTGATATAACCCCGTCGTTATCTTTGTCTAACATTTTAAACGCCTGACAAAGTTCTAGATAAAAATTAGCGGGAAAATCGGACCAGTCACCTGATGTTTGGGGCAAAACACTGGTGGGCGTTACGAAGCCAGCGGTAGCCGCGGAAGGGTACTGATGTCCTTTGAGGGTGGAAGAGACGGATTCGGAGGAGGAAGAGGAGGAAACGGCGGAACCGGAACTATAGGAGGAGGGGTCGAACTTGGAGACGATGGATCTATCTTTTTTATTAGATCGAAAGAGACGCTTGGGGCTGAGCCTATTAATGAGATTCATGATGGtttaggagaaaaagaaagaaagaggtgAAACAAAGGAGGTGGGTGGAAGGGAAGCGAGAAGGGAGAAAGAAATTGAGGAGAAAGAGGGGAAGATGTGGGGGTGCTTAAATGCTTGGAGAAGTGCTGTGCTGAGCTTCTCCATTGCAGCTTCCAGGAAGTTTCGTGTGATGAGAAATTTTATGaacattgatatatttttattaatacgaCTTTTCCTTCCTTTCACTGTTGGTTGAGTCAGAATTTTTTAATTGCACCCGACCCAACAttcaatgttttatttatttattctaattttccTACTTACAGAATTTTTGTTTTTCTACCTCTACTCCATTCAACTTGCACCACCtgtctaatttttttaattaaataatcttttttattattcaaaaatttttcaaaaaagaagTATTAAAAAAAgcatttttccataaatttatttaacttatgtctaaaaaaaaaattaaactttaccAATTTTCTCCAAAACTTTCCATCTTTTCTCATCTTTTCGTACAAaccaaacaaatatttttatctacttaattttggtttggtttgaaaGTGCCTGATTTTGTCGTGTCTATTGCTGCTCGAGAACAAAAACAAGACTTTCTTTTTACATGATTTTCATATTCGTGTTtcaaaaaagtttttattttattttattttatgtattttcgAAATTCACTCAAAAGAATATTAGTATGAATATTGTAGCCAAAGACAGGTTTAACAAAGAATATCCAACTTGCATCCTTGTTGATGAGATtgattgaaaatatgggctaaaTTAGTTAGAAAATGAGGAAAGATGGTTAACCTTACatattaattatgtatatatcaattaaaatttattcaatttataatgATGATTTAAAagcaaaatttaaaaagattttttaaataaagtactaaaatgattaaatttaatacacaatataattatttttattatattttaaatatttttatatagatCAATAAGTGTTGAGTATAGTGGCAATGCACATTACACTCCTAGAGAAAGAATGAGAATATTATTGAGAAAGACAGCCCCTAACATGGATCATGAAAAGTTTCAACATATATATTTTGAGtgataaatcataaattaattatacTAATAAACATGATGTGTTGAAAACAAGAGAAAGGGATAAAAGCATAGTACATAATtgggaaataaaatatttttggttcATATATAAAAACATCATCGACAAAATTGTTATATTTAAAGTTGAAGTactatatcattttaaaaaaccATTTACCTTCAATAAACACTTTGTATATCTAATTACCAAGAATTAAATATGGAAATTATCTATGCATTTCTTATAAATTTGGAAACTATTTCTTATAAATGTCACAATTCTCACACCATATTTGCAGATAAGCAAGGGGAGCTCAACTACGTATCGACCATTGTATTtgatttctctttctttctttttcttttctaggCTCCGTTTGTTTGTTAGTAAAATGTTTTctggaaaataatttatttttctgaaaataatttacttttttgGTGTTtgaatgaatctgtgtaaaatattttctgctgttaggcagatttcttgaaaatattttccgaaaaaACTGTTATTGCATATATTAAtagatttatattttaaattgtttttacatatattgcaatgatttatttataaataaattaaattaaattaaattaaattaaatatataataatactcaattattaagctagaatattaaccgtcataaattgaaaacaaccaaagtcaaataaattatttgtaattgtgttataaaaaataaaaaacaaggattgaataattataaattagcttccaaaccacaattaatactagaaattaataatattattcaaatgcataattagtagtacaccacataataacaacaacattgtccaagtgcataactaatattacaccacatttAATAGTTGGAACTTGGAGTTATCACATATGTCCCAAAAATAATTACTTACTAGACAAAGTCCTTTAAGCTTACATTTTGCCATGCATAAAACTTGAAGACCCTTCACTCCCATTCAGCATTCAAGATAAACTTGCAAATGCAAAGAAAAATGCATTTGAAaagcattatcctcctatttaaggattGGGGTGGAAACTATaagtagttctagacattgtatAAAAAACAACAGATAATGAATAATAAGCACAAATTTTGGATGAGTAGCCCGAATTATTTCTTGTTTCAGCTTCTCCACGAACTCGACCCGTTTCGGTCCACCAACAAGTGTAATTGAAGAAAACTAAACTTACATACATCATACTTCAAAATCAATACGTGACTAGAAAATAAAAGGGCAATCTTCTAAGATAAAAAAGAAACTGAAGCTTGAATGCACAAAGGAAATAATTTCTCGGCCTTTCTAAATCCATATGTTTAATGCGGCTCAACTTTGTGGTTTACTTGTCTTGGAAGATGCTAACGGAAATTGGAGTGATAGAACTAACAACAGTTTTCGACCAGCTTGTTTAACCATTCGCTCACCTTCAAAACAAGTAGTTGAAACTGTCCTACTATACATCATCGTAGTAAAGCCCAAGATATCATCTCTGAATCCACATGCTTTGAAGAAGAACCTGAAATAAGCTATACATATCATGCTTTTCAAGAACAATTAATACAAATCATTTCATCAATGACCCTGCCAAAGTAACCTCATaaatatgtgtgtgtatatatatatatataaatatttcaatCCCAACTTTCCATGTAACCAAGCCACTGGTGTAGTAGCAACTGAGAAATGACTTATGTTGCTTTCAAGTCTTGGTTGACACTAGGTCGAGGATTCAAACCTCGACAACCCCCTTTTCCTTGATTATCTCAAGTTTCTACATAACTTGTTTGCAACTAGTCTATATGATGATGTTTATTGAATGAGATAAACTATGCAGTTCAATGAAAGAATGAAAGCACCTATCTAATAAATTTTAAGGCCTTTTTAGATTTGTTGTGAAGGTAGCAGAAGAAAGCCATTGAGCCAGATATCATAAAAACCAATCAGTAAGATGCCAGCCAATTGTAATACACCTGGCCAGCCTTTGTTAGAAGGACTTTGCAACATGTTTCAAAGCAAGAAAGAGAGGCAGCATACTGGAAAAACCAATAAAACCAGGGGGATATGAAACAGACTTACTGAGGACAACACATAGGTTATGACATTTCAGCACAATAACAAGAATTACCTCTCATTTTTGGAACAAAGAGCAACTATGTCATAAATATCTCTACTTGTGAGCATTCTGGAAGCAAAGGTAAGAACAAAAATGTTAAACTCCTATATATAAGTTCAGTAACTACCAGTATACATTTCACAAACTGCAGATTAAGAATAAAGATTTAACAAGATAATGTGATCTCCATTGTGCATTTCCTGACTCGGACTCTTGAggcatttattttatattagacAGCTAAACTTGAATAAATGCTAGAGCAAATAGAATTTACCTACTATTCAACTATAAGAATTATGATTCTGAAGCAAGTGACATGATACTCATTTTTAGAAGAAGTAggtatgtaacaacccaattttcagtagtgtcagaacagtgatttgagataactaaattcgatgaaaaaaattagaaaaatttattaattaataattataagttaagcgtgattttagaaatatttttgaattagtgaattttgtgatttaaaagaaattattaggtaaattgggtcgaaaatgaggtatcgagatctcgatattataaactgagccgtaaatatttttataaatatttacggagtgtcattaggatagtattaaagtttcattaagaaattttaatatttcgatggttaattgattaaaaaggataaaattgaaaaaaacaaTTCCCAAGACTCCATTTTGGTAAATTGGATTCTTAAatatttatgataaatatttaggaagttagttgtttagttaattaagttttaattaagtgaatttgtcTAAATTgaggttaattatgaaaaaggattaaattgcaacagagataaaagtttaattatagattaaagaaaagttaaaaggaccaaataggaaaTTATGTCTTTTTCTAAAGTTGAAGGCGGcataaatagatattttatttaaaaatataaagttaaatattataataatattacataaaagttaagtttatatattatattatattatattataaaagaaacaatgaaataaaagatagaaaaagagAATAGAAACAGAATATCAAAAcgaaaacaggggagaaagaaaagaaaaaaaggataatTGGGATTTTGAGGTTCAAGCTTAATTTGGTAACTCATTTTAAtcccttttcttataattttgatgtttttggaatcctagaaccAAATACTACttgttttaaattgaaattttgaaagctagtaaatttttagatgttgttcatgttgaattaattgatgaattaggggttaaattgattgaattttaagttaggaGTTAGTaaaggattgatttgtaaaataaaacataagttttgaattaatagggattaaattgagagaatattgaaattagggatttatggtgaaattagagagttaaattagtttaaagtgggaagggaatgaaaatatgaaattagttttgagaataaaagttagtctcggttcaaggactaaattaaaatttaggaaaatattgagtaaaaattaaaatatttaatgtgagattgaaatgtgttgtattgatgatttttaattgttttaattccgtagctagcGTTGTATCGGAattctcgactaaaaaggggaaaaaatatagtcgacgaggaatagctcggaattcctggtttgtatttctataatccgaaactaattattaattgttgtattttgattatatgttatggtaagtgattgaagtgagaattattgtgttttacaattgtAATGGATTGTCTTGATttgtgatgaaattatattggttgaattgaattagaatatatattatgaatatatatatatatgtgtgtgtaaatgtgaaattgggcaaatatgataattggattattttttatatgtataaaattcagccttaatgcccaagtagatggaatttagaactactgggatattagtggcatgccattaaggaattTTAGCGCGCtatctgattattagcacgttggtgctctttgattattagcacgttggtactctctgattattagcacgtcagtgctctctgtttagaacatctgtgctctctgtatagcacttcagtgctctctgttcattagtgcataataatgcatctctgtatttgttccgtatatccggtgtgttctataaaatctactttgggctaagaataagaatatgagattgcgaattgaaaatagaatgtgaaaaacaatagtgaattgaaaatagaatgtgaaatatgttgtaaatacatggaatacacgagttatatactcatgaattaaATGTGGAATGGATAGtgccattgtttaaatgatatgtgaacaAATTGTGGAAAGCTAttatatatagcaagtgatgataATTGAGTATTGTATggttttaaatgttcaattgtgcttgacattttattatacatattttattattttatttttaaatattcggattatagaaataccactcagtttatacttagcgtacggtttgttcccgtgcgcaggttaagtacttaagtttgatcgttgattcagcatccaacaacgatcccgaactcaaatatggtgatgtttatttctttgtgttggcatgtacctagagtgtctaaataatagttattttgtggtttgattgtaaatgaagttataagattaattttggaaagtgtataatttggattaaaatgatgccTTGATGTCTTGTTTCaatgatataaaatgtttgagatttctgtctgtttgatctgtaaattccggtaatgctccgtaacccggtTTTGGCAagggatacgggttgggggtgttacaaggtATGCATGCAAGCACTGGCTTTTGTTTAAAAGAAGACAATATTACAGTTGCATGCTTACATGGAGCAGACATATATGTCGAGGGAAAATTTGATAACACAAATACTTCAGTTAAAAGTTTCAGAATTAGTAGAAACATAAGAGTAACAAACCTTACAATCCTTTTAACTATTATTGTCCCAATTCCCATGCCTTGTAAAGTAGGAACAACCTGGAATGCAGAAAACAACAATTATAAGAATATAAACAGAATGCCATTTACCTGAACCAAAGGAACTCCAGTCATTGGGATGTAAAATTTATCAACCACCAAGTAAAATAATCCAGAACTACTTTTTCCTACATAAAATACTATTTGCCTGCTTAAACTTGACGAAAAATGTTTTTATTACCATTACAAAGAATATGGTTTCATAGAAATATTCTAAATATAAACACATTGTTCAACCAACAAGAGATAAACATCACAAAAACTACGAAGGACATGGTCACTTAGatttttaattccaaaaaattataaacatgagaACTTGGACAAAATGGCCAGGTGAAATTGCATAAACATTATAGATAGAAAATCCAATATTTAATGGAACAATTATCCTCATAATCATGGAAAAATTAGTAAcataaatttaaccatcaaccATAAAGCATAAAACCCTTTACTAACTAATAATTCAAGGACAAAAAGAAGTAAACTCAAAGAAACAGAAAAATGAAGTGATACCCAGAATCGATGAGACACATGCTgaggtgaagaagaagaagaagaagaagaggaagaggagaAGGAAACTCTGTTGGTGTTAGCATCACAATTGAAATCCAAGAAGTTGGAATCAGCAGCAGAAGCAGCCAGCGAAGAAACTCGCAAAGCCAGCGCCGAATGCAATTGGTAACTCTCTTCAATTTGCTGAGCCCAGCTTTTATTGAAGGACtgatttgcaacccaaggagaaggggaaggggaagaggAAAAGGGAGAAGAAGGCGTCATTTTCCCGTGTTTTGGAAAATGTGTTAccgaaaaaaaaaagtataagacATTTTCCCAGAAAAAGACGTCATTTTCCCGTGTTTTGGAAAAGCTTTTACAGTGGGAATTTGTTTTCAACCAAACAAACAGTGGAAAgtgatgaaaatattttccaaaaaataaaatacaagcaAACAAACGGACCATTAGTTATATTTTCTCATGTTTGAGAGGTGTCTTTCGAGTATGGATGTATTTAGACCTTTGGGTTAAGAAAATAGTATATAAACTCTAACAACTTTTACATACTAATTTCTCTAATGATTATGATTTTTTTCGATGAAGAGAATTTTCATCTAAATTCTATATTCGTTTATTTGTTGTAATTAATCtagatttatttctcaatttctcAAGCGTCAAAGTGGAGGTTTGTCGCACCAATTCTCACCATTAATGGTGGAGAGCATCGTTGTGCTTAGTGCTCTCCGTTTTGCCAAAGAGTTAGCTTCTACAAAATCatagttaaaaaaaattccatccgCCACCCACCATGGAATTAACAGATCTCCTATCTCAATTATTATTGAAGATAAAAAAGTTGAGGCTCTTATATAAAACACACTTTGGATGCTGATTAAATTTGAGGATTTGTGTTATCAATAGAATACGATTTTCTTGATTGAATTGGATATGGAATTAGTTATTGGATAGGAATTAGATTTGgatgttttgtattttttttaaatctcattGGAAATAGTTTGAAtggttttagatttttatttttatttaattcttaaattttttttacttaaattaaaatattaaagttatatttaCAGCACGTTTGGTTGGGGTAAATGGAATAGAGTTATAATGGAGTAGAGTTGTAACCAGTAATTCAAttatttggttgaatgaaatggaataCAACTGTAATAATATTCTTGTATTTAGTTGAGTGGAATAGATTTGTAATAACATAAAGAAAAATATTGATATGACCAAAGtacccttataaaaaaattagttagatgcttattgttattattattaaattttaataaaattattattaaatataacttaataaaaataaataaattaattaatcataatttaatataattattattcaatatgtaatatgtatattcatattacttcaataaaattgtaacactccctacctgtatccatcgccagaataggatacgaggcattaccagattttaccaaattaattttctattattacgagtttaaatactattcatttattgaaacatgtcatgacgtcccttagatgggcctccgaagcccaaaacatacatcaggacCAAATTGatattaaatcgaaaccataagaaatttttcgcaaaatctcaaagTTATACTTACTCTAGCCATGCCAATAGCTAAGTTACAAACATCCATGTCTATGTAATATTGGTatttagtctatacatgccattctttcaaaataagtcattttcatataccaaaagatatgagttgatagtgtgataaagcTCCAACTAATCTCCAACCTTCGAGCTCCCGagcactacaaaacagggaaaatgAGAACGGGTAAGCACATGGTGCTTAATAAGTTCATGCAACAGAAATTATACTTACCATACTTAGACATCCAGCATTTAATAATACAAGTACACATccaattcaaataaacatatacctatcacatacaaactcaacttttgcattagttaaataacatcatataaattcattacaaagataaatgattgatgagctcatcaattcaatatttttcattcccttgttaatttttcatatttatcccgttgaatttctcggaatttcAATGGttttttcagaggtacactttagtgtaaaaatccgggtccgtcaattcgtATTCATGTGCGCGCACATTtctatttcagagagcacactcccgcgaacctcatccttacagcgggattaccaatccaggctaaatcccctgtaatataaactcatagagtattttcgggattaccagtccaggctaaatcccctgcaatgacaattactctaatgagcttggatctaaaataccagtccaggctaaattcaaaccctaattcggattacctgtctgggctaaatccatttttcacatattcttcgggagggctatattaggataggatcacccgtccaggctagatcctttttaccgtcaattccttttcagagatccatcgaattttccttccattcaaccgggatttcttcctctttttatcaaatatatcaatgtttcataaatttccatacaatgaacattcaaatcatattcacatcaataacatacatttcaagcatttaagacataattcaagttacacaaacttacctcgatacttgttcgtaaacaaaaatatactaatcccgaactttttctttcctttgatctagcttcgtatttgaattttctagatctaaataaataaatttaatcattaatctaatacatttcatgttcatatgtaacattctctataattccattattatttatagttcattcaaagctgtctcattgagtcatagtcactaaattatttatatcttgagctacggaactcca from the Gossypium hirsutum isolate 1008001.06 chromosome D09, Gossypium_hirsutum_v2.1, whole genome shotgun sequence genome contains:
- the LOC107891349 gene encoding probable calcium-binding protein CML35, which codes for MNLINRLSPKRLFRSNKKDRSIVSKFDPSSYSSGSAVSSSSSSESVSSTLKGHQYPSAATAGFVTPTSVLPQTSGDWSDFPANFYLELCQAFKMLDKDNDGVISRSELEALLGKVARQPPSRDEVSLMLSEVDGDGDGYINLETLMNQVVGPACDEPACEPELRETFDIFDTDHDGKITAEELMAFFKDKIGDERCTLEDCRRMIASVDKNEDGFVCFEDFSRMMELQR
- the LOC121220893 gene encoding uncharacterized protein, with amino-acid sequence MTPSSPFSSSPSPSPWVANQSFNKSWAQQIEESYQLHSALALRVSSLAASAADSNFLDFNCDANTNRVSFSSSSSSSSSSSPQHVSHRFWVVPTLQGMGIGTIIVKRIVRMLTSRDIYDIVALCSKNER